The region ctgtttaaaaaaagaaaagcagcagcaAACAACAATGCCAAAGTCTGCAGTAACAACCACAagattaaacataataaataaaaacctggcTGGATTTCCCCCCAGTTTGCTCAGAACTAGCAGAGCCGTTCCATTTGAAACTCCCATTTCTGATGAAGAACATTGCAGTGTCACATACCTAGAACACCAAGAACGGAAGAAAAGTTTGGGAGCGAGAAAACGCTGTTCTGCCCTCAAGGCCTGACCCTTGTTAGCACAGCATTCGCCCCGTCTCAGTAGGGGGGTCTCATTTAGAAGCACATAATCTAGCCAGCGTTTTAGATCctagtacacatgcatttataactctgtgtaGAACACTACTATAACAAAATCAAGCAGAGTTTGAATCATTTGACCTTAGGCTTCCTACACTAACACTTCACGCCTCCTCATGCTGGGATGTTAGTGTGACAAATGGCTTCAGCAGATAACACTGCAATACATGACAGACAAACTAGTATGACGAGACACATTTgctaaagtaaataaaacaagtcactcacatttatttattttatttgaccctCTGGCTGATTCACCTTCCAGATCAGGTTTCACTtactataaattaaatatttaaatcatagTCCAATGCAAACAACATTGTGTGCTGGAAGATGGTTTTcttcaacaagaaaaaaaaaaagtaacaagatcATGAAATGCAAATTCCAACAAAGAAGAGCAAGTGAGCGGAGCGGAGCCTCGAGTCCTCATCTGCCCACTTTGCCCAGCCGGTGGTCAGTCTTGGGGTCGGCGATGATGGCCTGCACGGCCACGATGGCCTCGTTGATCCGGGTCTGCAGGTCTCTCAGCTCCTCGATGTGCAGCAAGCGCAGGATCGCGGCTGCCTCATTCAGAGTGGCGTCTGTGTGAATCGCAGGGAGCGAAGAGTCAAAGACAACATCTCACTCCCTGCAACACAGCTTTGTGTTCTCGTGAATCATAGCTTGCCTGACTTGAATGCCTAAAATGTTTATTGTTGCTTTGAAGACTGAGTTCACGGAGGGGGCTAAGGGCTTAGTAGTGAGTTAGCAGGCAGCTTCCACACCGGTGCGTTCCCATATACAGCACTGTCACCTGTGTGGAGCAACAGCTGCCTGTCTACACTGACTGAGCACTTTCACACAGAGCCACCAAGATGTCATTAAAAAGCAATCAGgtcaagcaaaacaaacaaactaacagcACAGGGAACACCACCATATGCTGAACTGCAATGAAAAGAGCTGAGAAAACTGACAGCACCAAGGGCACTGCAGTGACAGGATCACTTTGGGTGGGGAGAGCAACAGTAAGCAGCTAATTGCTGGAGAGGGTGTGTTTGCCATTTGAAGCGGGTGCCCGCTTCCTCTAACCCTGGGAGGGCTGGGACCATCATCCACAGTGAACACCAGACCCTGCTCAAATTATGGAGCCCGCTCTGCAACAGTACccataaaatagaaaaacacatcTCAATATTTCCATTACATAGCATACAGACAGAGGCACGGCTCGGGGGGAGGGATTTCCGCAGGGGGCTACACATGTTACTGGTACAGCACGCTAGAAGCTAAATGCCTACGGCAAGCTTTTATGAAACAATTGTTGCAGTAGGgtagggagggagagggagtcaTCAGCGACTGGGTAAACTAGGTCTGTGACACTAACAGCCAGCCTCGTTTAATTCCAGCTGTCACACTTCTGGAAACAGCTGGCTCTCACAGCTCAAAGTTTTAATTCCTGTTCATTCAGTTGGAGAATCGCAGAGAGAGTGTTGCTAAACCTCCCTTTCCAATCTGAATGGGAGCTCCAGTTCACtgtgaaattaacaaaaaaatactgttggaTGGATTTGATCTATCTCTAGCATACCCTGCTGGGATAAAACTACAGCtagattttttattgttttatttttttacagcactgaggaatcaccctggattgcatcaaccacccaTTTATATAAACAATCCGGGCTAGTGTAGTGATCAtgtgtaaattattttcattaatttatataaatggcAGAACTTTCCCAATACAGGTTTGCAATGGAGATACTGGTTATGCAACAGATCAGCAAGGCTGTAGCACCTCACAGTGGTCAGTGATGTAAACTCTGCACATCTTCTGAAGGTTTGCTCTACACTCTGCAGCTTACCTCCTGTATCGAAGCCAAGCAGGTGCTTTTCCAGGGCGACCGGCAAAcccttcaaagaaaaaaaacaacatcacacaAAACAGATCCTGCAGCAAAGTGAACAGACTGCCTCTGTCCCTGCACTGTCATGAGGAACAGCCTTACCCCTGACGACACCTCACTAACACGTTATTTAAGTTTGCTAATGCATGGAGACACTAGGATACGATCAGCCTATACTCTGCTGGAAAGCCACAGCTGGACTTCTGAGAGCATTTCACAGCACCGGGAACTCCCCTGGACTGGACCGGACACTTGTTTTTAGGGATACTGCAGACCAGGGTGATTTACATAACCTGtcgtgctgtaaaatgctctaaaaaaccCCAGCTGTAGCTTATGTAAGACGGGTATACAAGCTGATCAAAATGACCCTTCAGCAATGCAATAGGTGGTGCAAACAAACCtcacattatttattaaaccCAGCATCAGCTTCATCAAATAACCTTTGTTAAACATACAAGCACCAATACTTGCACACTACCAATACTTCAATACTGACAAAATATACtgtcacaaactcttactgcccAATATGTATATTATGCCAGTGCACCATGCATTGTAGAACACCCTCAAACCCTCTCTCACCTCTTTGGACATGCCTGCCTTTGCTATGGCTTCTTGAGTCAAGCGTTCCTGAACCAGAATTCGAATAGCCTGCAATCAGACAGCATGGagaacacactttaaaaaaataaaggcaacAGTGACACCCATTCATCTATCACTCATTCTCCAGGCATGAAAAGTGGTATGCTTTCCGACAGATTTCCCGTCTTAAATTGTGAATACTGAGTCCGATGCAGTTTGACACACACTCACCTTTAGCATTACCAGGTAGTCGTCATGGCGTTGGATCTGAAGGAGATTGGCTAGAGCCAACACGCCTGCCTTAAAATCAGGGTTATTGACTGGaagacaaagaaagcacaaaagaGAGGCTGAGCGATGCAACCAAAGACTTAGGCATTTCCCAAGTTACAGTAACAGAGGGGATTATTGCTGTGGGACTAGCCTGGGTCAGTGGCATCCAGACTGTCAAAGTTTCGGATCAAGTTTTTCCCCCCCCCATTAAACTGTTTCACCGATCCTGATCCGCACTAATCCTGGACTGGATTAGCAGGATGAGCTTCGTGTTTTATGTGACCAATACAAAAGATTTACGGTGCATCAACACGACATCTATTTCAGTTCACAGTAACAAACGGAATGGCTCAGACTGCTGTGCCACAGAATCAGAGGCATTTTCTATCGTTTTTTTTCTTAGTGGAATATGTCTTAACACATGCTTGTAAACGCTCGAAAGCCAGTGAGGAGCGCACTCACTGTCCAGGTGGATGAGTGGGTCCGACTGGGTCCGAGTGTTATCCACGGCTGCGCGAGGCTGGCAGTTCTTGTATTTGTCCGCTGTGTGGAAAGCAAACACACAGATTAGATCTCCAGGAAATAACTAATGTACATTATTGCCAGCTTTgtagcaacaacaaaaatactgtttaaaaagcaACACTGACACGGAGGCAGAGGCAAAGAACCAGGTGGGACCAGAGAGGGCAATCGGGATGAACAGTGAACTATATCTGGCACAAAATCTCTGTGCTTGAGTAAGAGTGGAATGGGCCctgcagcactgtacagtatgcagtACAATGGTACAGGGGTAGAGCTGTAAGTCAGAAGGAgccacattcacaaagcattCACCACTGTGCTCATTTTGCACCATTTGTTctgtaaaatggaaaataaactgtTACACAACTGGCAAGAAAGCACTAAGCAGCTCTTACACTGGGCCGAGGGAGAGAAGTGGCAATACCATACCATTGTCTCCATACTCGAAGCGCACTGCCAGGCTcagcagccagtccacagcctcctGCCGCTCCAGCACAGTGAAGGGGCTGGCAACATCCTGCAGGTACTGGAAAACAAGAGGGGAGGAGGGAGCGACTAGGGCCTCCTACCAGTACTGTACTGAGGAGCGCAACACAACTACACACTACAGAAGTCCTCTGCacactctccctcacacacagacagactggcTCAGCGTGCATTCCAGCCCAGTGGAGCTGCacactctccctcacacacaggcagactggctCAGCATGCATTCCAGCCCAGTGGAGCTGCacactctccctcacacacaggcagactggctCAGCATGCATTCCAGCCCAGTGGAGCTGCacactctccctcacacacaggcagactggctCAGCATGCATTCCAGCCCAGTGGAGCTGCacactctccctcacacacaggcagactggctCAGTGTGCATTCCAGCCCAGTGGAGCTGCacactctccctcacacacaggcagactggctCAGCATGCATTTCAGCCCAGTGGAGCTGCacactctccctcacacacaggcagactggctCAGCATGCATTCCAGCCCAGTGGAGCTGCacactctccctcacacacaggcagactggctCAGCATGCATTCCAGCCCAGTGGAGCTGCacactctccctcacacacaggcagactggctCAGCATGCATTCCAGCCCAGT is a window of Polyodon spathula isolate WHYD16114869_AA chromosome 12, ASM1765450v1, whole genome shotgun sequence DNA encoding:
- the rtraf gene encoding RNA transcription, translation and transport factor protein, whose translation is MFRRKLAALDYHNPTGFNCKDETEFRNFVVWLEDQKIRHYKIEERGNLRNIHSPEWPKHFEKYLQDVASPFTVLERQEAVDWLLSLAVRFEYGDNADKYKNCQPRAAVDNTRTQSDPLIHLDINNPDFKAGVLALANLLQIQRHDDYLVMLKAIRILVQERLTQEAIAKAGMSKEGLPVALEKHLLGFDTGDATLNEAAAILRLLHIEELRDLQTRINEAIVAVQAIIADPKTDHRLGKVGR